From a single Diachasmimorpha longicaudata isolate KC_UGA_2023 chromosome 13, iyDiaLong2, whole genome shotgun sequence genomic region:
- the LOC135168636 gene encoding heat shock protein 75 kDa, mitochondrial, with protein sequence MAAACRVRHAIKLGKLFSKSINYSHRLGILESRLLRSPGLSSLSLRNARFLSSQAAPESATDVEYHNIVKNTEKPTGESAQHEFQSETRMLLEIVAKSLYSDKEVFVRELISNASDALEKLRYLRLSKNLSPEEGGDRELEIHIVTDKQNRTLTIQDTGIGMTREELVSNLGTIARSGSKAFLEQLKEKQAAGDSASIIGQFGVGFYSAFMVADKVEVFTKSYEQNVEGLHWSSSGAGTYDISQADGVQPGTKIVMHLKADSREFSDEETINRIIKKYSNFVGSPIYVNGKRVNVIQPIWMLDPKEVTAEQHAEFYRFISNSYDAPRFILHYTADVPLSIRALLYFPDDKPGLFELSRDTSVGISLYSRKVLIKSKADNLLPKWLRFVKGVVDSEDIPLNLSRELLQNSALISKLRAVLTARILKYLNERSTKQPDEYNEFYKDYGLFLKEGIVTSHDQSEKEAIGKLLRFESSAKPAGELVSLPKYSEGLSQDQKHIYYLSAPSRTLAEQSPYYESFKKRNYEVLFCYEPYDELVLMQLGRFGSRSLTSVEKEMRDDVESTKESTIDAINKQEVDTLLGYMKSVLSKKASEVRTTNRLESHPCVITVQDMASARHFIRTQSHQLNEETRYNLLQPRLEINLNHPIIKKLTTLIDSDPKLAELLTQQLFTAAMVGAGLVEDPRILLTSMNELLTKALEKH encoded by the exons ATGGCGGCTGCCTGCAGAGTCCGGCATGCGataaaattaggaaaattgttttccaaGTCCATTAACTACAGCCACAGACTTGGAATCCTTGAAAGCCGACTGCTACGATCACCAG GACTGTCGTCGTTATCGTTGAGAAATGCGAGATTCCTGTCCTCCCAAGCTGCTCCTGAGAGTGCCACAGACGTGGAGTACCATAACATTGTCAAAAACACCGAAAAACCGACAGGTGAAAGTGCACAACATGAGTTCCAATCAGAGACTCGAATGCTCTTGGAAATCGTCGCAAAATCCTTGTATTCCGATAAAGAGGTGTTTGTTCGTGAATTGATATCCAACGCCAGTGATGCCCTCGAGAAATTACGATACCTCAGGCTGAGTAAGAATTTATCCCCTGAGGAAGGTGGAGACAGAGAGCTGGAGATCCACATCGTAACTGACAAACAGAATCGGACATTGACAATTCAAGACACAGGAATTGGAATGACTCGAGAGGAGTTGGTGTCTAACCTGGGGACTATTGCACGATCTGGCTCGAAG GCGTTCCTGGAACAGTTGAAGGAAAAACAGGCAGCAGGAGACTCTGCCAGTATCATTGGACAATTTGGAGTGGGATTTTACAGTGCATTCATGGTTGCTGACAAGGTTGAAGTATTCACAAAGTCTTATGAACAGAATGTCGAAGGTCTCCACTGGTCCTCTTCTGG GGCCGGCACTTACGATATATCTCAAGCAGATGGGGTTCAGCCAGGGACTAAAATCGTGATGCACCTGAAAGCCGACTCTAGGGAGTTCAGTGATGAAGAAACTATTAACC GGATCATCAAGAAGTACAGCAACTTTGTGGGCAGTCCAATCTATGTGAATGGCAAACGTGTGAATGTAATCCAGCCAATTTGGATGCTTGATCCGAAGGAAGTGACAGCCGAGCAGCACGCCGAATTTTATCGCTTCATTTCAAACTCATACGATGCACCTAGATTTATCCTTCATTACACTGCTGACGTGCCTCTGAGTATTAGAGCACTGTTGTACTTCCCAGATGATAAGCCAGGGCTTTTTGAGCTCAGCAGAGATACATCAGTTGGGATATCTCTCTACAGCAGGAAAGTTTTAATCAAAAGCAAGGCTGATAATCTGTTACCAAAATGGTTGCGTTTCGTCAAAGGAGTTGTTGATTCCGAGGATATTCCCCTGAATTTGAGTCGTGAATTATTGCAAAATAGTGCTCTCATCAGTAAATTGAGGGCTGTTCTAACAGCaagaattttgaaatatcTCAACGAAAGGTCGACGAAACAACCGGACGAATATAATGAATTTTACAAGGACTATGGACTATTCTTGAAGGAGGGAATTGTCACTAGTCATGATCAAAGCGAAAAAGAAGCCATTGGCAAACTCCTCCGATTCGAGTCGTCGGCGAAGCCAGCTGGAGAGCTGGTCAGCTTGCCCAAGTACTCCGAGGGGCTCTCACAAGATCAGAAACATATTTATTACCTGTCTGCTCCGAGTCGAACACTAGCAGAGCAATCCCCTTACTACGAGTCCTTCAAAAAACGAAATTATGAGGTCCTCTTCTGCTATGAGCCATACGACGAATTAGTTCTCATGCAATTGGGTCGTTTTGGCTCTCGTTCGCTCACATCAGTGGAAAAAGAAATGAGGGATGATGTGGAGTCTACGAAGGAGAGCACAATCGATGCGATAAATAAACAGGAAGTCGATACTCTCCTCGGTTATATGAAGAGCGTCCTCTCGAAGAAGGCGTCTGAGGTAAGAACGACAAATCGTCTTGAATCTCATCCCTGTGTCATCACAGTCCAGGACATGGCAAGTGCCAGACACTTCATCAGGACCCAGAGCCATCAGCTAAATGAGGAAACGAGGTATAATCTACTCCAGCCACGTCTCGAGATCAATCTCAATCATCCAATCATCAAGAAACTGACGACGCTGATTGATTCAGACCCTAAATTGGCCGAACTATTGACCCAACAG cTCTTCACGGCTGCTATGGTGGGAGCTGGACTCGTTGAAGACCCAAGAATCCTGCTGACATCCATGAACGAGTTATTGACAAAGGCATTGGAGAAGCACTAA
- the LOC135168641 gene encoding methyl farnesoate epoxidase-like, whose product MWIISAILIVCVIKVLMDWYRPKNFPPGPRGLPFVGNILDVRNLVKQTGSHGIAWCQLAEQYGPVVGLRLGLADPLIIVSGREAVMEMLSRQEFDGRPNGFIFAHRTMGERRGVLFTDGKIWNDQRRFSLRNLKDFGWGTQTMEELILEDAMNLVKVIAEAANNGVIENLSQFTSLAVLNSLWSLIGGLRYDISKGDPKLVETLKMLNAAVKESSVSGGLLNHLPFLRHIAPQFSGYKAITERLRLMWSFFADEVRSHKETRQSGVHRDLIDVYLEEIEARHGDPNSTFNEMQLVALIKDIFSAGVDTTTNSIGFAIGYLAIIPEVQDKVQEELDRVLGRENLPSVAARPSLPYMNATLAEVLRLANIGPTSIPHRAVADTQLKGYNIKKDSMILANLMSVHKDKDHWGDPDVFRPERFIDENNQFIADPWVVPFGAGRRKCLGEGLARNSHFLFVSCLLQKFKFSLPPGHRAPPMQGMDGFTLSPPIFDIIVTPRPL is encoded by the exons ATGTGGATTATTTCTGCAATTCTCATTGTTTGTGTGATTAAAGTTCTCATGGATTGGTACAGACCCAAAAATTTTCCCCCAG GACCTCGTGGATTACCATTTGTTGGGAATATTCTGGACGTTCGGAATTTGGTAAAACAAACTGGTTCCCATGGAATCGCGTGGTGTCAGTTGGCAGAGCAATATGGCCCAGTCGTGGGACTACGTTTGGGCCTGGCAGATCCGCTGATCATCGTTTCCGGCCGGGAGGCCGTTATGGAGATGCTAAGCCGACAGGAGTTCGACGGCAGGCCAAATGGCTTCATATTTGCTCACAGAACTATGGGGGAGAGACGAGGGGTCCTATTTactgatggaaaaatttggaaTGATCAGCGAAg ATTCTCTCTGAGAAATTTGAAGGACTTTGGATGGGGGACTCAGACCATGGAGGAACTGATATTGGAGGATGCGATGAACCTGGTAAAAGTCATCGCCGAAGCAGCAAATAATGGAGTCATCGAGAATTTAAGCCAATTCACGTCTTTAGCTGTTCTCAATAGCCTCTGGTCTTTGATTGGTGGCTTAAG GTACGATATATCAAAAGGCGACCCAAAATTAGTAGAAACCCTAAAGATGCTGAATGCGGCTGTGAAAGAATCCAGTGTCTCCGGGGGTTTGCTGAATCATCTCCCATTTCTGAGGCACATAGCACCCCAATTCTCGGGTTACAAAGCCATTACGGAAAGACTGCGTCTTATGTGGTCATTCTTTGCT GATGAGGTAAGGTCACACAAAGAGACACGTCAATCCGGGGTTCACAGGGACTTGATCGATGTGTATCTGGAGGAAATCGAGGCGAGACACGGGGACCCCAACTCGACGTTCAACG AAATGCAACTCGTGGCTCTCATAAAAGACATCTTCAGTGCAGGAGTCGATACAACGACCAATAGCATCGGTTTCGCCATCGGATATCTGGCGATTATACCGGAAGTGCAAGATAAAGTGCAGGAGGAGTTGGATAGAGTATTGGGAAGAGAAAATTTACCATCAGTAGCCGCTCGGCCCTC GCTGCCTTATATGAATGCAACACTCGCGGAAGTTCTGCGATTGGCAAATATTGGGCCGACTTCGATTCCACACAGAGCTGTCGCTGACACTCAGCTCAAGGGCTACAATATCAAGAAGGATTCTATGATTCTAGCGAATTTAATGAGTGTCCACAAGGATAAGGATCACTGGGGAGATCCCGACGTGTTTAGGCCGGAGAGATTTatcgatgaaaataatcaattcattGCTGATCCTTGGGTTGTGCCTTTCGGGGCAG GTCGGAGAAAATGTTTGGGCGAAGGTCTAGCGAGAAATAGTCACTTCCTCTTTGTCTCGTGTTTACTtcagaaattcaaattttcactCCCTCCGGGTCACAGAGCACCTCCAATGCAAGGAATGGACGGTTTCACACTCTCTCCCCCTATTTTTGATATCATCGTAACTCCCAGACCATTATAG
- the LOC135168643 gene encoding transaldolase: MTTPVCKKAKMSNSLEQLKSLTTVVADTGDFQAMEQFKPTDATTNPSLILAAANQKKYAHLLDKAVQYGKKTGSTLAEQVEAAMDMTCVLFGQEILNIIPGRVSTEVDARLSFDKEASIEKAKKLISLYEEAGISKERILIKLASTWEGIQAAKELEEKYGIHCNLTLLFNFAQAVACAEAGVTLISPFVGRILDWYVANTDKKAYESKEDPGVISVTKIYNYYKKFGYKTVVMGASFRNIGEIKELAGCDFLTISPKLLEELEKSQEPLKKALSVETAKKCDLQKISLKEAQFRWLLNEDQMATDKLSDGIRKFAVDMRKLEKLLQEKIQG, from the exons ATGACTACTCCAGTGTGTAAAAAAGCGAAAATGAGCAATTCTTTGGAGCAACTTAAATCACTGACAACTGTTGTCGCTGATACCGGTGATTTTCAAG ctatGGAACAATTTAAGCCGACTGATGCCACGACAAATCCCTCACTCATACTGGCTGCCGCTAATCAGAAGAAATATGCTCATTTGTTAGATAAGGCCGTTCAATATGGAAAGAAAACAGGAAG CACTCTCGCTGAGCAAGTGGAGGCTGCCATGGACATGACCTGCGTCCTCTTCGGTCAGGAGATTCTGAACATAATCCCAGGGAGGGTCTCGACTGAAGTAGATGCCCGACTGTCATTCGACAAAGAAGCCAGTATCGAGAAGGCCAAGAAGTTGATTTCTCTGTACGAGGAGGCAGGAATTAGCAAGGAGAGGATTCTGATCAAGCTCGCATCTACCTGGGAGGGCATCCAGGCGGCTAA GGAATTGGAGGAAAAGTATGGGATTCACTGCAATTTGACACTCCTTTTTAATTTCGCTCAAGCAGTCGCTTGTGCTGAGGCTGGTGTCACTTTGATTTCACCATTCGTCGGACGTATCCTTGATTG GTACGTGGCAAACACAGACAAGAAGGCATATGAATCAAAAGAAGACCCCGGAGTCATATCAGTAACAAAAATCTACAACTACTACAAGAAATTTGGGTACAAAACAGTCGTCATGGGCGCATCCTTCCGCAACATTGGTGAAATCAAAGAGCTGGCTGGCTGTGACTTCTTGACAATCAGTCCGAAGCTCCTGGAGGAGCTCGAGAAGAGCCAGGAACCCCTGAAGAAAGCACTGAGTGTGGAGACAGCTAAAAAGTGCGATTTGCAGAAGATTAGCCTCAAAGAGGCGCAATTCAGATGGCTTCTGAATGAGGACCAGATGGCCACTGACAAGCTCAGTGATGGCATCCGTAAGTTCGCCGTCGATATGAGGAAACTTGAGAAACTCCTCCAGGAGAAGATTCAGGGCTAA
- the LOC135168642 gene encoding UDP-galactose translocator encodes MNKHQNTNAQTLKYISLVTLTLQNALVGLSMRYARTRSGDMFLASTAVVMSEVVKCVTCLVIVFFEEGSLRKFINVLHSTIVKEPLDTLKVCVPSFVYLVQNNLLYLSASNLDAATYQVTYQLKILTTAFFAVVILRRSLLRIQWSALIVLLIGVVLVQLADSGPTKVASGIEQNRILGFSAALIACFLSGFAGIYFEKILKGSDISLWMRNVQLSLLSVPIGLISCCVTDRDVIVKQGFFFGYDWFVTYLVVLQAGGGLIVAMVVKHADNILKGFATSLAIIISCIASIYLFNFKLTFQFASGAVLVICSIFMYSHQPKPKQIIDRHTLLEKI; translated from the exons ATGAATAAGCATCAGAACA ccAATGCCCAGACGCTGAAGTACATCAGCTTGGTCACTCTGACGCTACAAAATGCATTGGTGGGTCTCAGCATGCGATACGCCAGGACCAGATCTGGTGATATGTTCCTCGCATCCACTG CTGTGGTAATGTCAGAAGTTGTGAAGTGTGTCACATGCCTCGTCATAGTGTTTTTCGAAGAAGGGAGTctacgaaaattcatcaaTGTGCTGCATTCGACGATTGTAAAAGAACCACTTGATACTCTCAAAGTTTGTGTACCTTCGTTCGTTTATTTAGTGCAAAACAATCTTCTGTACCTGTCAGCATCGAATTTAGATGCAGCAACCTACCAG GTAACTTATCAGTTGAAAATCTTGACAACAGCCTTCTTCGCTGTCGTAATTCTCCGGAGATCTCTTCTGAGAATTCAATGGAGTGCATTAATCGTACTGCTGATAGGAGTTGTCCTCGTTCAGTTGGCCGACAGTGGTCCCACCAAGGTTGCATCTGGAATCGAGCAGAATCGTATTCTGGGCTTCTCAGCAGCGCTGATAGCCTGTTTTCTCTCGGGTTTTGCCGGAatatatttcgaaaaaatcctcaaaggTTCTGACATCTCCCTTTGGATGAGAAACGTACAGTTGAGTTTATTGTCAGTGCCAATTGGATTAATCAGTTGTTGCGTGACAGATCGTGATGTTATAGTGAAGCAGGGCTTTTTCTTTGGCTATGACTGGTTCGTCACTTATTTGGTTGTCCTACAAGCAGGTGGTGGACTTATTGTCGCAATGGTAGTCAAACACGCTGATAACATACTCAAAGGTTTCGCCACATCTCTAGCTATCATTATCTCCTGCATTGCGTCAAtttatttgttcaattttAAACTCACATTTCAATTTGCATCGGGCGCTGTGCTCGTTATTTGCTCTATTTTCATGTACAGTCATCAGCCTAAGCCAAAACAAATCATTGATAGGCATACGTTGTTGGAGAAAATTTGA